In the Haloferula helveola genome, one interval contains:
- a CDS encoding riboflavin synthase, with product MFTGLVECTGVVTDVEERGEQARLSLALPFAPELSLGDSVAINGCCLTVVSLSPAGASFDVLTQTLRVTSLGDLQPGDPVNLERALQVGDRLGGHFVQGHIDGTGTIEVLREVGQDHELAIRLPDDIARLCIDKGSLAMDGISLTIADLEDTLARFWIIPHTFERTNLHHREVGQRVNLEADLLAKHVAKLLGR from the coding sequence TCACCGACGTCGAGGAAAGGGGTGAGCAAGCCCGGCTCTCTCTCGCCCTTCCCTTCGCCCCCGAACTGTCCCTGGGTGATTCGGTCGCGATCAACGGCTGCTGCCTGACCGTCGTATCGCTAAGTCCGGCCGGTGCCTCTTTCGATGTGCTCACCCAGACCTTGCGGGTCACATCGCTCGGCGATCTTCAGCCCGGCGACCCGGTGAATCTCGAGCGTGCCCTCCAAGTCGGCGACCGGCTTGGCGGACACTTCGTGCAGGGCCACATCGACGGCACCGGAACGATCGAAGTCCTGCGGGAGGTCGGCCAGGATCACGAACTCGCGATCCGCTTGCCTGACGACATCGCCCGGCTCTGCATCGACAAGGGCTCGCTGGCGATGGACGGCATCTCGCTGACGATCGCCGACCTTGAGGACACCCTCGCCCGTTTCTGGATCATCCCGCATACCTTCGAGCGTACCAACCTGCATCACCGCGAGGTCGGTCAACGGGTGAATCTCGAAGCCGACCTGCTCGCCAAGCACGTGGCGAAATTGCTCGGCCGCTGA
- a CDS encoding DUF2752 domain-containing protein: protein MKAIFGTVAFRAGVVLTAVSVAAFGAWWLAVYGPKGIPFRCVLNDATGIHCPGCGMTRATHAALEGRFADAFRFNPLGVILLPIALLALVPEVIAWVKGEPPKWRVPVGKRGGIALAVLVIGFMVLRNLPWMPFRLLAPH, encoded by the coding sequence GTGAAAGCGATTTTCGGAACGGTCGCCTTCCGGGCTGGTGTGGTGCTCACTGCGGTTTCGGTCGCGGCCTTCGGAGCATGGTGGCTCGCGGTCTACGGACCGAAAGGCATTCCCTTCCGATGCGTGTTGAATGACGCCACAGGAATCCATTGCCCAGGTTGCGGGATGACCCGCGCTACCCATGCCGCGCTCGAAGGACGATTCGCCGATGCCTTCCGCTTCAATCCGCTCGGAGTCATCCTGCTGCCGATCGCGTTGTTGGCGCTGGTTCCCGAAGTGATCGCTTGGGTGAAAGGGGAGCCGCCCAAGTGGCGGGTGCCGGTCGGCAAACGTGGCGGGATCGCGCTCGCGGTGCTGGTCATCGGCTTCATGGTCCTGCGGAACCTGCCGTGGATGCCATTCAGGCTTCTTGCGCCGCACTAA
- a CDS encoding CD225/dispanin family protein, which translates to MQWYYSNNGQQSGPVTEAELRDKIASREIGADDLVWTEGMSEWQSVARTPAVSSALVASQPAPAVPPETLPTQTPSPYQAPVARPSAGGYQGADIPNYMWQSIVVTLFCCQIFGIIAIISAAKVDGFKQAGDLVAARAASDSAKKWCNWGVGLGLLGIVLYIMLMAAAGTSSSM; encoded by the coding sequence ATGCAGTGGTACTATTCCAACAACGGACAGCAGTCCGGACCGGTCACGGAAGCCGAGCTTCGTGACAAGATCGCGAGCCGGGAAATCGGCGCGGACGATCTGGTCTGGACCGAAGGCATGTCGGAGTGGCAGTCGGTCGCCAGGACGCCGGCGGTATCATCCGCCTTGGTCGCTTCCCAGCCGGCACCGGCCGTGCCGCCGGAGACGCTACCCACCCAGACCCCGTCGCCCTACCAAGCTCCGGTTGCCCGCCCGTCCGCGGGTGGCTATCAGGGTGCCGACATTCCGAATTACATGTGGCAGTCGATTGTGGTGACCCTGTTCTGCTGCCAGATCTTCGGAATCATCGCGATCATATCGGCCGCCAAGGTCGACGGCTTCAAACAGGCCGGCGATCTCGTGGCGGCCCGGGCTGCCTCTGACAGCGCCAAGAAGTGGTGCAACTGGGGTGTGGGCCTCGGTCTGCTGGGGATCGTGCTCTACATCATGCTGATGGCGGCCGCCGGCACTTCATCCTCGATGTGA